Sequence from the Procambarus clarkii isolate CNS0578487 chromosome 2, FALCON_Pclarkii_2.0, whole genome shotgun sequence genome:
aaattcatataaattaaataaatataaatctcacaggtcggttcccacaatgacCATCTGTGTCTCACAAAAGGAAAATGTGACATAGAATCAGAACAACCGTTAGATGAGCAGAATCCTAACAAATCGAGCAGCATATCAAAACAAAAGATAACAAGCCGAGATAAAGCGAGCAGAATCCGGCCTAAGATTGAAGTAGAGAGATAGACTGTGAGCTCATCTCTACCCTCACATGTTAatgatcaacctgtcctcttaaaaaataACGTAGCTTTTGGCCATTTGCCcgaatggccgaaagtggacgtaatttgaaaatgaaaaaaaaaaaaaataaaaaaaaaaatgggattTCTTTTTcagcaacagtaagttaagggtcctctgataggtgggcaggaaattctcataaaatttcaaatttttatgaaaaatgttaattgaaagtttcctcttctaaccattccgagtaagccggacgactcaaacagaaaacggaagagtacgtcacttttgtgagtcgatttcatttcaaattacgtccagttTTGGCCATagccgcgcatacgagccaaaagtgacgttattaagAGGACCctcatctccattggtcaaacgtGCAGGATGATGGAGGTGCGGCACCAGAAGATCTTCACTCATCATGTAAGGTGACACAGAGCTCAGAGGCCGCCATCTTTTGCTCTCTGCCATCTTCTTGTTTATATTGGACGCTGATACACTGGACGCTGCTACACTGGACGCTGCTACACTGGACGCTGCTACACTGGACGCTGCTACACTGGACGCTGCTACACTGGACGCTGCTACACCGGACGCTGCTACACCGGACGCTGCTACACTGGTCGCTGCTACACTGGACGCTGCTACACTGGACGCTGCTACACTGGACGCTGCTACACTGGACGCTGCTACACTGGACGCTGATACACTGGACGCTGCTACACTGGACGCTGCTACACTGGACGCTGCTACACTGGACGCTGCTACACTGGACGCTGCTACACTGGACGCTGATACACTGGACGCTGCTACACTGGACGCTGCTACACTGGACGCTGCTACACTGGACGCTGCTACACTGGACGCTGCTACACTGGACGCTGCTACACTGGACGCTGCTACACTGGACGCTGCTACACCGGACGCTGCTACACCGGACGCTGATACACCGGACGCTGCTACACTGGACGCTGCTACACCGGACGCTGCTACACCGGACGCTGATACACTGGACGCTGCTACACTGGTCGCTGCTACACTGGTCGCTGCTACACTGGACGCTGCTACACTGGTCGCTGCTACACTGGTCGCTGCTACACTGGACGCTGCTACACTGGTCGCTGCTACACTGGTCGCTGTTACACTGGTCGCTGCTACACCGGACGCTGTTACACTGGACGCTGCTACACTGGACGCTGCTACACTTGACGCTGCTACACTGGTCGCTGCTACACTGGACGCTGCTACACTGGTCGCTGCTATACTGGACGCTGCTACACTGGTCGCTGCTACACTGGTCGCTGCTACACTGGTCGCTGCTACACTGGTCGCTGCTACACTGGTCGCTGCTACACTGGTCGCTGCTACACTGGACGCTGCTACACTGGTCGCTGCTACACTGGACGCTGCTACACTGGTCGCTGCTACACTGGACGCTGCTACACTGGTCGCTGCTACACTGGACGCTGCTACACTGGTCGCTGCTACACTGGTCGCTGCTACACTGGACGCTGCTACACTGGTCGCTGTTACACTGGTCGCTGCTACACTGGACGCTGCTACACTGGTCGCTGCTACACTGGTCGCTGCTACACTGGTCGCTGCTACACTGGACGCTGCTACACTGGTCGCTGCTACACTGGACGCTGCTACACTGGTCGCTGCTACACTGGACGCTGCTACACTGGTCGCTGCTACACTGGACGCTGCTACACTGGTCGCTGCTACACTGGTCGCTGCTACACTGGACGCTGCTACACTGGACGCTGCTACACTGGTCGCTGCTACACTGGTCGCTGCTACACTGGTCGCTGCTACACTGGACGCTGCTACACTGGACGCTGCTACACTGGACGCTGCTACACTGGTCGCTGCTACACTGGACGCTGCTACACTGGACGCTGCTACACTGGACGCTGCTACACTGGTCGCTGCTACACCGGACGCTGTTACACTGGACGCTGCTACACTGGACGCTGCTACACTTGACGCTGCTACACTGGTCGCTGCTACACTGGACGCTGCTACACTGGTCGCTGCTATACTGGACGCTGCTACACTGGTCGCTGCTACACTGGTCGCTGCTACACTGGTCGCTGCTACACTGGTCGCTGCTACACTGGTCGCTGCTACACTGGTCGCTGCTACACTGGACGCTGCTACACTGGTCGCTGCTACACTGGACGCTGCTACACTGGTCGCTGCTACACTGGACGCTGCTACACTGGTCGCTGCTACACTGGTCGCTGCTACACTGGACGCTGCTACACTGGTCGCTGTTACACTGGTCGCTGCTACACTGGACGCTGCTACACTGGTCGCTGCTACACTGGTCGCTGCTACACTGGTCGCTGCTACACTGGACGCTGCTACACTGGTCGCTGCTACACTGGACGCTGCTACACTGGTCGCTGCTACACTGGACGCTGTTACACTGGTCGCTGCTACACTGGACGCTGCTACACTGGTCGCTGCTACACTGGTCGCTGCTACACTGGACGCTGCTACACTGGACGCTGCTACACTGGTCGCTGCTACACTGGTCGCTGCTACACTGGTCGCTGCTACACTGGACGCTGCTACACTGGACGCTGCTACACTGGACGCTGCTACACTGGTCGCTGCTACACTGGACGCTGCTACACTGGACGCTGCTACACTGGACGCTGCTACACTGGTCGCTGCTACACTGGTCGCTGCTACACTGGTCGCTGCTACACTGGACGCTGCTACACTGGACGCTGCTACACTGGTCGCTGCTACACTGGTCGCTGCTACACTGGACGCTGCTACACTGGACGCTGCTACACTGGACGCTGCTACACTGGACGCTGCTACACTGGTCGCTGCTACACTGGTCGCTGCTACACTGGTCGCTGCTACACTGGTCTCTGCTACACTGGTCGCTGCTACACTGGTCGCTGCTACACTGGACGCTGCTACACTGGTCGCTGCTTGGCTTACAATACCTAACTCCAACGGATCAAGTTTCTGAACAAAGTTGACGCTAATAGAGACCGAAACTTTGGCCCATGCGAAATAGATCGACCCAATTAAACTCCAAATAGACCAAATTAAAGCCAGAACAACTCCAAAGAAAATAGTGATGAAAATCAGGACCAAATAAAGCCAAATGGCAGCTCAGGCCAGGGCGAACCAATTTAAGCAGAGAAACTTTCAGTTCCCAGTGATGCCCATTAGGGAGATTAGCCGTGTTTGTTGCAGATCATTCCTGCCTGATGGCAGACTGTTCCTGCCTGATGGCAGGACTAGTCCTGCCTGATGACAGGCTGCACTCATTGCAATATCATGTGTGAATGCACGATGGGCCACCACTTAATATGGATTATCCAGTTGCATGCAAATTGCATCGTGCACGGGGTTCACTTGAGCATCTAATATAATCAATGTGTGTTAACGTTTGGTGTGCTAGCAATGTTAGGATGTTAGGTTAGTGTGTTAGAAGTTGTTCATATGTTAGATGTGTGTGTTTACAATGTGGCAGGATGTCAGAACAGTTACAAACGTTCGTCTTATTACTTAAGGAAGATCTTGTTAATTAGTAAAGGTAGCAAAGATGGAACACTGTTTGTGATGTATTTGGCGAAAGCTGTGTGTCAGCAAGACTCACAAGGGTGTGGTCACTCTCACCAAGACTCACAAGGGTGTGGTCACTCTCACCAAGACTCACAAGGGTGTGGTCACTCTCACCAAGACTCACAAGGGTGTGGTCACTCTCACCAAGACTCACAAGGGTGTGGTCACTCTCACCAAGACTCACAAGGGTGTGGTCACTCTCACCAAGACTCACAAGGGTGTGGTCACTCTCACCAAGACTCACAAGGGTGTGGACACACTCACCAAGACTCACAAGGGTGTGGTCACTCTCACCAAGACTCACAAGGGTGTGGTCACTCTCACCAAGACTCACAAGGGTGTGGTCACTCTCACCAAGACTCACAAGGGTGTGGACACACTCACCAAGACTCACAAGGGTGTGGACACATTCACTAAGACTCACAAGGGTGTGGTCACTCTCACCAAGACTCACAAGGGTGTGGACACACTCACCAAGACTCACAAGGGTGTGGACACACTCACCAAGACTCACAAGGGTGTGGACACTCTCACCAAGACTCACAAGGGTGTGGTCACTGTCAGCAAGACTCACAAGGGTGTGGTCACTGTCAGCAAGACTCACAAGGGTGTGGTCACTGTCAGCAAGACTCACAAGGGTGTGGACACACTCACCAAGACTCACAAGGGTGTGGACACATTCACTAAGACTCACAAGGGTGTGGACACACTCACCAAGACTCACAAGGGTGTGGTCACTCTCACCAAGACTCACAAGGGTGTGGTCACTCTCACCAAGACTCACAAGGGTGTGGTCACTCTCACCAAGACTCACAAGGGTGTGGTCACTCTCACCAAGACTCACAagggtgtggtcactgtcaccaagACTCACAAGGGTGTGGACACATTCACTAAGACTCACAAGGGTGTGGACACATTCACTAAGACTCACAAGGGTGTGGACACACTCACCAAGACTCACAAGGGTGTGGACACTCTCACCAAGACTCACAAGGGTGTGGTCACTGTCAGCAAGACTCACAAGGGTGTGGACACACTCACCAAGACTCACAAGGGTGTGGACACATTCACTAAGACTCACAAGGGTGTGGACACACTCACCAAGACTCACAAGGGTGTGGACACTCTCACCAAGACTCACAagggtgtggtcactgtcaccaagACTCACAAGGGTGTGGACACTCTCACCAAGACTCACAAGGGTGTGGTCACTCTCACCAAGACTCACAAGGGTGTGGTCACTCTCACCAAGACTCACAAGGGTGTGGTCACTGTTGTTGGAACTTTCCAACACCCAAAAACTAAACCCTAATGCACTAATATAAATTTATAGTACTAAGAAATCTaatttactaactctactaaccaGTAGCGTTGTACAACCCAATTCTAATTAATATGAGACGTAATACCGTCAAATTCTTTTTATAATTCCTGACTGCGATTTTTTTCGCCAGCCGCCCAGCTCTCACGACAAGAACTATGTATATATAAATCGAATTAAACCCAGTCTAACCTTGTTTAATTTATTAAGAGATGTATATTGGCAATTGATTTAATTCAATTCAGTAAATTATATCGGTGTTTATTGGTAAAGTTTTCCACAGTTGCAATCAGCTGATCCAgtaaacaaaagtcatgaactaaAATTCACCTACGTGAATTTATGTAATTTATCTAACGTCACTTAGGTTCAATGATATACACATCGGAAAATCGTCTGTTGTTACATAGAGTACGTTATTATGACGTAAAATAACGTCAGCAATGCTTCTATTTAATAGGAAatcaaaataaaatattgtgaattaTATCCCATCAAGTTTGTACCATCTGGCGCTAGGTGGCGCGCGGAGCTCTTGTGGGTGACTTCGCTGAGAGTGGAACCATATTGGATTCGTATCCCGCAGCTGACCATCCTTATCGTCTGTTTGTAGGAACATCCGTGCATTATGGGACCTCAGACTCAGCTGCCAGCTTCATCTTATTGTGGCCACCGCGTTCGGTGGGCTAAGTATCCCTAGAATACTTTGTTGTGGCCATGATTTAGTATTTCATTAGTGTGCCCTATCGTTatgctgtatgaacatcagaaaaCACCCATAAATGTGTTTCCCATACCCAGtccatttcaatttcaatgtgtaTGCGCGTAAATATACACTCTTAGATAGATATTATATAAAATTTTGCAGCGAGGAGCTATCTATGAGAGAAGTATACCCCGTTCTGGATTAAACGGGTTACAGAGAGCTGTCTGGCGTATTCTACGTTCACTATTAGATAGCTAAGCTTCCAGTATATTAATAGCTCAGTAGTTAGCATACTAACCCCCTGCTTGGAATTTATTGCTGATTTATTCATGATACCATTTTCATATCTATGTTGTAAATAGTATCAACATTATGGAATTTACCCCCAAAAGATGTGCAATTTACCCCCAAAAGATCACTCCATAATATTTAGAAGTTTTACAGTCCACTTCTCTTAGTTTATTTAGAATTAATTATTTATTCAAATGTTATATGAGATTAAATGCTGGAGATAAtatccacacacctgtcactaagaCACTCAAGCGTGTGGTCCCTGTCACTAAGACACTCAAGCGTGTGGTCCCTGTCACCAAGACCCAGAAAGGTGTACACACTGCCACCATGACGCCTATTGGGTCTGTAAAGGTCAGGGGTCTTAAGAAAACTCTGACAAAGTCGCCTACAGATGTCCTAAGGACTTCTAACATATTCCCCGTGCTGGAAGATGAGTGCTGTACAGAGACTGCAGTTCTCTCGAAAGTCAAGGCAACGAAGGGAGCGCCAGTCCTCAAGCTGATCACAAAGTATAGAAAGTAGCTAAGCTAATTTTgtctgtgggagattcccaggtgaggtatttttaAAGAACTTTTTGTGACAGAGAtaggggggaacaggttaagggtttgctatccgggagcaggaattggtgatattgttaacaacatgagtgatattatggctggaaatgggaacaaacccattatttgtatctgtgcaggtggaaatgatgttggacgagttaggagtgaggaactgatactgaggtttaagacagccatagaattagttaggagcaagggaggaatccccatcatgtgtggcattcttccaagaaaggcagttggaaatgaatggttgtcgagggcacttgttgTCAGTTGCCTACTGGACAcatattgtaaatcaaatgcaatatcattcattgataactgggaacacttctatggaaggaatgacatgtatgctcgggatgaagCTCATTTATCTAGGACTGGAGTTGTTGCTGTTGtcaactcgttggaacctgtggttgaAGGGGTTTGAGTTTAAATTGTTAGTATATAGTCATATAAGAATTGATATGGAGTAAGGAGACAATAAAAGTGTGTGTTAGTGGGGGAAAActtgcaaaatgatcagggacagaGAAGGGTCTCAAAATAACAAgtcacttaaggtatattacatgAACATCAGGAGTCAAAGAAACAAAATATACGATTTAAATTATTTTTTCTAGGGCACAGAAACAATAGATCTTATTGCATcgtaacatggatgaatgtagaaaatagagatctATTAGCTAAATATCAAattaatggatttaaactatttcacactgaTATATGAGACGAGGAGGGAGAgtggccatatatgttagggaaaatttgaaatgtagtctaaacgagggaatcaaaactgcgccacacacacaaactatttggctagaattaaagATAAaactcttataataggagttatatacagaccACCATACATAGACAGATTGGAAGCAAAACCCTATGGGATGAAATGtgtagagcatctaggtcaaacACCTTTTGTGTCTTGGGTGTCTTAATAAACTggcttaacagaacagggaataatgaagcagaagattttctagaattggcgattgctttcttaagcaacacgttaaggaaccaacgcgtgaaaaaaatattttacactgtgttaactaacagagaaacacaaattaatgacatcgaaatagggagtgagctagggaatagtgatcataaagaaatcagatttagcatagaatggaatggatttgtaggagaaaattctgttaaagttcagattttcgaaaagctgattttaatggcttaagaaatttttggggtgaAATAGATTGTAAAGTCTTGGGCATGAGGG
This genomic interval carries:
- the LOC138366609 gene encoding mucin-17-like; amino-acid sequence: MAESGQLRGRHLLLSAIFLFILDADTLDAATLDAATLDAATLDAATLDAATLDAATPDAATPDAATLVAATLDAATLDAATLDAATLDAATLDADTLDAATLDAATLDAATLDAATLDAATLDADTLDAATLDAATLDAATLDAATLDAATLDAATLDAATLDAATPDAATPDADTPDAATLDAATPDAATPDADTLDAATLVAATLVAATLDAATLVAATLVAATLDAATLVAATLVAVTLVAATPDAVTLDAATLDAATLDAATLVAATLDAATLVAAILDAATLVAATLVAATLVAATLVAATLVAATLVAATLDAATLVAATLDAATLVAATLDAATLVAATLDAATLVAATLVAATLDAATLVAVTLVAATLDAATLVAATLVAATLVAATLDAATLVAATLDAATLVAATLDAATLVAATLDAATLVAATLVAATLDAATLDAATLVAATLVAATLVAATLDAATLDAATLDAATLVAATLDAATLDAATLDAATLVAATPDAVTLDAATLDAATLDAATLVAATLDAATLVAAILDAATLVAATLVAATLVAATLVAATLVAATLVAATLDAATLVAATLDAATLVAATLDAATLVAATLVAATLDAATLVAVTLVAATLDAATLVAATLVAATLVAATLDAATLVAATLDAATLVAATLDAVTLVAATLDAATLVAATLVAATLDAATLDAATLVAATLVAATLVAATLDAATLDAATLDAATLVAATLDAATLDAATLDAATLVAATLVAATLVAATLDAATLDAATLVAATLVAATLDAATLDAATLDAATLDAATLVAATLVAATLVAATLLCVSKTHKGVVTLTKTHKGVVTLTKTHKGVVTLTKTHKGVVTLTKTHKGVVTLTKTHKGVVTLTKTHKGVVTLTKTHKGVDTLTKTHKGVVTLTKTHKGVVTLTKTHKGVVTLTKTHKGVDTLTKTHKGVDTFTKTHKGVVTLTKTHKGVDTLTKTHKGVDTLTKTHKGVDTLTKTHKGVVTVSKTHKGVVTVSKTHKGVVTVSKTHKGVDTLTKTHKGVDTFTKTHKGVDTLTKTHKGVVTLTKTHKGVVTLTKTHKGVVTLTKTHKGVVTLTKTHKGVVTVTKTHKGVDTFTKTHKGVDTFTKTHKGVDTLTKTHKGVDTLTKTHKGVVTVSKTHKGVDTLTKTHKGVDTFTKTHKGVDTLTKTHKGVDTLTKTHKGVVTVTKTHKGVDTLTKTHKGVVTLTKTHKGVVTLTKTHKGVVTVVGTFQHPKTKP